In a single window of the Nodularia spumigena CCY9414 genome:
- a CDS encoding serine/threonine-protein kinase has protein sequence MICCLNPDCPNPLNLDKTKLCRTCSTPLVPLLRNRFRVIRVLSDEGGFGRTYLSEDTDKLNERCVVKQLAPKFEGTWSQKKAVELFAEEAKLLQELGEHPQIPTLLAYFEQDNCLYLVQQFVNGQNLLNELQRRKLYKPGEIHGILLHLLPVLQFIHDRGVIHRDIKPENIIRRYGDGRLSLIDFGSSKQLTARVQKKVGTSIGSHGYSPLEQIRDGKAYPASDLFGLGATCFHLLTGVSPFQLWMEYGYGWVTNWRQYLRSPLSAELDYVLDKLLRKDIQQRYQSADEVIRELIPKQPLALPPTGKSSGKIPVTQVSSLPVKYTLLKNVVLVSALILLFGIQDSWYQQYRRVHTVLLSRLSQTRSSSRKSVVDQSPNLNLKNISLSKVLQADQGLVLSVAISPDSQIFASSGERLIKVWHLGTGKEIATLKGHEQRVNVVAISPDGRTLVSGSDDQTIKIWDLFTGELIRTLRGHSNSIQAIAISPDGATLASGSDDNTIKLWNMSTGSLRSTLRGHTSWVRSLAISPDGITLVSGSFDKTIKMWDLNKAVFIDTLNSDTQTVTSIAFSPDGMTLASASRDVYGGKLRTIKLWNLATKHKSHTLAENAQTVTSIAFSPDNTTLVSGSRERTIKLWNLATGKEMGTLLGHKDTVTSVAISPDGKSLVSASEDNTIMIWRVSE, from the coding sequence ATGATCTGCTGCTTAAATCCCGATTGCCCAAATCCCCTAAATCTCGACAAAACGAAGTTATGCCGAACTTGTAGCACCCCCTTGGTGCCACTTTTGCGAAATCGCTTCCGCGTCATTCGGGTCCTTTCCGATGAGGGGGGATTTGGCAGAACTTATTTATCTGAAGATACAGATAAACTCAATGAACGTTGTGTAGTTAAGCAGTTAGCGCCGAAGTTTGAAGGAACTTGGTCGCAAAAGAAGGCTGTAGAGCTATTTGCCGAAGAAGCAAAGCTTCTGCAAGAATTGGGAGAACATCCACAAATACCAACTCTGTTAGCTTATTTTGAGCAAGATAACTGTTTGTATTTGGTACAACAGTTTGTCAATGGGCAGAATTTGTTAAACGAGTTGCAACGGCGAAAACTTTATAAACCTGGGGAAATCCACGGGATTTTGCTGCATTTATTGCCTGTGCTTCAGTTTATCCATGATCGTGGTGTGATTCACCGCGACATCAAACCAGAAAATATTATCCGCCGATATGGTGACGGACGATTAAGCCTGATAGATTTTGGTTCCTCGAAGCAATTAACGGCGAGAGTACAGAAAAAAGTCGGCACATCTATTGGTTCTCATGGTTATTCGCCATTGGAACAAATTAGAGATGGTAAGGCTTACCCAGCTAGTGATTTGTTTGGTTTGGGGGCTACTTGCTTTCATTTGCTGACTGGAGTTTCCCCGTTTCAGTTGTGGATGGAATATGGCTATGGCTGGGTGACTAATTGGCGACAATATTTGCGAAGTCCTTTGAGTGCTGAATTGGATTATGTTCTGGATAAATTATTGAGAAAAGATATCCAGCAGCGTTACCAATCAGCTGATGAAGTGATTAGAGAGTTGATTCCAAAACAACCACTAGCACTACCGCCCACAGGTAAGTCTTCGGGAAAAATACCAGTAACTCAAGTTTCATCTTTACCAGTTAAATATACTTTACTGAAAAATGTTGTCTTGGTAAGTGCTTTAATTCTGTTATTTGGTATCCAAGATTCCTGGTATCAGCAATATCGTCGTGTCCACACTGTTTTATTGTCTCGGCTGAGTCAAACTCGGAGTAGTTCGAGAAAGTCAGTTGTTGATCAGTCGCCCAATTTGAATTTAAAGAACATTTCTTTAAGTAAAGTTTTACAAGCTGATCAAGGTTTGGTTTTATCTGTGGCGATTAGTCCCGATAGCCAGATTTTTGCTAGTAGTGGGGAGCGCCTAATTAAAGTTTGGCATCTAGGTACAGGAAAAGAAATTGCTACTCTCAAAGGCCATGAACAAAGGGTAAATGTGGTAGCTATTAGCCCAGATGGACGTACTCTGGTGAGTGGTAGTGATGATCAAACTATTAAAATTTGGGATTTGTTTACTGGTGAGTTAATTCGCACGCTGAGGGGACATTCTAATTCAATTCAGGCGATCGCTATCAGCCCCGATGGTGCAACTTTGGCTAGTGGTAGCGATGACAACACGATTAAACTGTGGAATATGTCCACGGGAAGTTTAAGAAGCACACTCAGAGGACATACATCTTGGGTGCGATCGCTGGCTATTAGCCCGGATGGTATAACTCTTGTTAGTGGTAGTTTTGACAAAACGATTAAGATGTGGGATCTGAACAAAGCCGTTTTTATCGACACACTTAATTCAGATACCCAAACGGTGACATCTATTGCTTTTAGTCCAGATGGTATGACTTTGGCTAGTGCTAGCCGCGATGTCTACGGCGGGAAGCTACGCACAATTAAACTGTGGAATTTAGCCACAAAACATAAAAGTCACACACTGGCAGAAAATGCCCAAACGGTGACATCTATTGCTTTTAGTCCAGATAATACCACTCTTGTCAGTGGTAGCCGCGAGCGCACAATTAAACTGTGGAATTTAGCCACAGGTAAGGAGATGGGTACACTTCTGGGACATAAAGATACTGTAACATCAGTAGCCATTAGCCCCGATGGTAAGTCCCTTGTCAGTGCTAGCGAAGACAACACGATCATGATTTGGCGCGTGTCGGAGTAA